The DNA window ACCGGGGCGTCGACCACACGGGCGAAGTCTTCGAGGACGTCTGACGGCCACTCCCTAGGGTGGGGACATGCGCGCCGTCATCGCCACCGAGCCCGGGGGCCCCGAGGTCCTGACCGTCACGGAGATCCCCGACCCCGAGATCGGCGCCGGCGAGGTGCTGCTCGACGTCGCCGCGGCCGGCCTGAACCGGGCCGACCTGCTGCAGCGGCAGGGCTTCTACCCGCCGCCGCCCGGCGCGTCCGACGTGATCGGCATGGAGTGCAGCGGCACCGTGGCGGCCGTCGGCGAGGGCGTGACGGGGTGGGCCGTCGGCGACCAGGCGTGCGCCCTGCTGGCCGGGGGCGGGTACGCCGAGCGGGTCGCCGTACCGGCCGGCCAGCTGATGCCGGTCCCGGACGGCGTGGATCTGGTCACGGCCGCCGCGATCCCCGAGGTGGCCGCGACCGTGTGGTCCAACGTGTTCATGGTGGCTGGCCTGCAGCCCCAGGAGACGCTGCTGGTGCACGGCGGCGCCGGCGGGATCGGGTCGTTCGCGATCCAGCTCGCCCACCGCCTGGGTGCCCGGGTGATCACGACGGCCGGGTCGGCCGACAAGCTCGCCGCCTGCGCGGCCCTCGGCGCCGACGTGACCGTCAACTACCGCGACCAGGACTTCGTCGAGGTCGTCCGCGACGCCACCGAGGGCGGCGTCGACGTCATCCTCGACAACATGGGCGCGAAGTACCTCGATCGCAACATCGACGCCCTCGGCATCGAGGGCCGGCTGGTGATCATCGGCATGCAGGGCGGGTCCAAGGCCGAGCTCGACATCAACAAGCTGCTGCGCAAGCGGGGGGCGGTCATCGCGACCAACCTCCGCGGCCGGTCGGTCGAGGAGAAGTCGGCGATCTGCGCGTCGGTCGTCGAGCACGTCTGGCCGCTGGTGTCCGAGGGACTGGTTCGGCCGATCGTGGGCCGGACGTTCCCGCTGGCCGAGGCGGGCGCCGCGCACGCGTTCATGGAGTCAGGTGACCACAGCGGGAAGATCCTGCTGACCGTCTGAGGCTTCGGCCCCCCGGCTACGGTGAGGGCATGAGCGAGCAGGAGCACGTCGTCGTCATCGGGCCGGACGGGCAGCAGGTCTCCGTACCGGCATCGGCGGTCACCGTCGAGCACGACGGCGACGGCAACGGGATCACCGACCTGGTCGAGCAGCCGGCCAAGGTGATGCGGATCGGCGGCATGATCCGGCAGCTGCTCGAGGAGGTGCGCTCGGCGCCCCTGGACGACGCCAGCCGGATCCGGCTCAAGGAGATCCACCAGGCGTCGATCAAGGAGCTCGAGGCCGGGCTCGCGCCCGAGCTGGTCGAGGAGCTGGAGCGGCTGTCGCTGCCGTTCACCGAGGAGGCCGTCCCGTCCGACGCCGAGCTGCGGATCGCGCAGGCCCAGCTGGTCGGCTGGCTCGAGGGCCTCTTCCACGGCATCCAGACCGCGATGTACGCCCAGCAGATGGCGGCCCGCGCCCAGTTCGAGCAGATGCGCCGCGGGCTGCCGCCGGGGAGCGGTCAGCCGGCACCCGGTGCGCCGGGTCCGGCCGAGGGTGGCACGGCCGCCCCGGGTGACTCCGGCGGCATGTACCTCTGACTCCTCGGGCACTCCACTGACTTCTCGGGCACTGCAATGCCTGAGAAGTTCAGGGAACACCCGGTGAACCGGGTATCCCTGCGACGGGTGGGACTACGCCCGCCGGCGCCCCCGCCAGGCCACGAACACCAGGCCGAGCAGGCCCACGATGACGAGGGCGGCACCGGGGGCGGCGAGGCGCTGCACGTCCGCAGGGGGGTCGGCGACGGTCGTGAAGGTCGCCTGCTCGGGCGTCGGGGGCACTGCCGGCTGACCCTCGCCCAGCAGGCTCTCGACGCGCGCGACGTACGCGTCCGTCGCCGAGGAGGTGCCGCTGCGCTGGTCACTGGTGAGGTCGCTGCCGTCGGCCTGCGTGAAGAAGACGTACGACGAGCCCTTCTCGAGCCGCGGCAGCCCGCACGCGCGCGACCGGGTGTCGGTCGACACCGACACCTGCTCGCCGACGAGCGTGCCCTTGTAGATCCGCTGGACGTCGACGGTGTAGGTCGCGGTGTTGCCGGTGACGGAGCGGTCGGAGACGACGCCGGTGAAGATGTCGTCGGCGGCCATCGTGCGCTCCTGGAGGCCCGAGGGAGCACCGGCAGGGCATGCGGCGAGTGACGGCGCGGCCAGCGCCACCACGGTGGAGCACGCCAGCAGGAGGGCGGCCAGGAACCTGCGCATCACTCGCCCATCTAACAGATCAGAGATCGAAGACACCAGCCAGCACCTGCGCCACGCCGTCCTCGTCGTGGCCCGGGGCGACGTGGTCCGCGGCGGCCACCACGCTCGGGTGGGCGTCGGCCATGGAGTACGACGTACCGGCCCAGGTCAGCATCGGCAGGTCGTTGGGCATGTCGCCGAAGGCCATCACCTCCGCCGCCTCGATCCCGAGGTCGGCGCACAGCAACGCCAGCGTCGAGGCCTTGGTGACCGCGGCCGCGCTGATCTCGAGCAGCGGGAACGAGCTGTGGGTGACGTTGACGCGGTCACCCACCGCGCGGACCGCGGCCGCGACGAGGTCGTCGGGATCGGCGTCGTCCTGGCGGCCGAGGAGCTTGAGGACCGGCTGCCCGAGGAGGTCCTCCAGGGACGACTCCTGGCGCGCGTCGAAGCCATGCTCCTGGTCCGCATCGTGCCGTGCGTAGCCGGGCTCCATCGACCAGCCCTCCACGGTCTCGACCGCGAACCGGAGCTCCGGGAGCGCCGCCCGCAGGTCCCGGGCGACGCCCAGCGCCACGTCCGGCTCGATCGGCCGCTCGAGCCGCGGCTCGTGCCGGGCCACGTCCCACACCAGGGCACCGTTGCTGACCACCGCCAGGCCGTGCTCCCCGACGTGGTCGAAGAGGACCGCGGTCCAGCGCAGTGGCCGGCCGGTCACGAAGACGACGGGCGTGCCGAGCGCCTCGACGGCCGCGAGCACCTCGGCGGTGTACGGCGAGATCGTGCCGTCGGAGCGGACCAGGGTGCCGTCGAGGTCCGTGGCGACGAGGCGCGGGGTGGTCACGCCGGCAGCGGCCTTGCCATCACGAGCTCGCCGTCCTCGTTCGCGCCGCGCAGCTCGGTGAAGCCGCACTTCGCGAGCACCCGCACGCTGGCCTTGTTGGTGGGCTCGACGCTGGCCCGGACGCGTACGCCGGCGGCGTCGGTCTCGACCAGCAGCGCCTGCAGCGCCTCGGTCGCGAAGCCGTACCCGTGCGCCTCGTCGACCAGCCCGTAACCCACCTCGACCTCGGGCACGCCGTCCGGCGCGGCCTCGGGCGGGCCGAAGAAGCCGATCGAACCGAGGGCGGTGGCGCCCCGGATGATGTGACGCGGCGCCCAGGGGTCGTCGCGGTGGTACATGCCGGCGGCGTCACGGTCGTCCTCGCGCGGGTAGTCGCGGTGCCACCCGTCGCGGCTGCGACCGGCGCGGATGTCGGCCGCCTCGTCGGGCGTCCAGACGGGCAGGGTGAGGCGCTCGCTGGTGACGACGACGGGGAGGGTCACGCGCCGAACCAGCGATCCAGCTCGGTGGCCAGGCCGTCGTCGTACACGCTGCCGGTGACGTCGTCCGCAGCATCGAGCACGACCTGGATCGCCTGGCCCATCGCGACACCGCGGCGGGCCCACTCGAACATCTCGAGGTCGTTGCGACCGTCGCCGACCGCGAGGGCGTCGTCGGCCGTCAGCCCGAGCTCGCGCGCGACGTGCTCGAGACCCGACGCCTTGGAGACGCCGACCGGGGCCAGGTCGAGCCACGCGGTCCACCCGACGACGTAGCTGGTGCCGTGCAGGCCGAGGTCCGCGGCGAGGGCGACGAAGTCGTCGGCGGTGGCAGCGGGGTCGCGGATGATCACCCGGCTGACCTCGGCGGCGATCAGGTCGGCGACGTCGGTGACGATCATGTCGCCGGAGAGCTCGCCGTCGGGGAAGTGGGAGTTGACCCGGTAGCCGACGCCGCGCTCCTCGACGGCGACCAGCGCCGTGGGGTGCCGCTCGAGGATCGCCTCGACGGCCGGCCGGGCGTCGAACTTCTCCTCGTGCACCACCTCGAGCGGCGGGTAGCGGAAGACGACCGCGCCGTTGGAGGCCACGATCCAGAGCCGCTCGCGCTGCTCGTCGTAGAGGTCGAGCAGGTCGGCGACGCCGGTCATGCCGTGCGGCGAGCGGCCGCTCGCGAGCACGACGTGGGCGCCCGCGTCGAGGGCCCGGTGCACGGCGGCATGGACGGCCGGCGAGATCTCCTCGTGCGTCATCCCGGCGCCCTCGACCCACTTCAGGATCGTGCCGTCGATGTCGAGGGCGACCAGCTGCGGGCGCCAGTCAGCGGGTGGTGTCGAGGACTCAACCACCGACGGGCTCCATGACCTCGCGGCCGAGCCACTTCTGCAGCGCCTTCGGGACCTTGACCGACCCGTCGGCCTGCTGGTGGGTCTCGAGGATCGCGACGATCGTCCGGGTCGAGGCGCACAGCGTGCCGTTGAGCGTGGCGAGCGGCGTGACGCCGTCGTCGAACCGGCCCCGGATGTCGAGGCGCCGGGCCTGGAAGTCCAGGCAGTTGGACGTCGAGGTGAGCTCGCGGTACTTGCCCTGCGTGGGGATCCACGCCTCGCAGTCGAACTTCCGGGTCGCCGAGAGACCGAGGTCGCCGGCCGCGGTGTCGATGACCTGGTAGGCCAGCTCGAGCTTGTCGAGGAACGCCTTCTCGATCTCGAGCAGGCGCTGGTGCTCGGCGTACGACTCCTCGAGCGTCGTGTAGACGAACATCTCGACCTTGTCGAACCA is part of the Nocardioides conyzicola genome and encodes:
- a CDS encoding HAD family hydrolase produces the protein MVESSTPPADWRPQLVALDIDGTILKWVEGAGMTHEEISPAVHAAVHRALDAGAHVVLASGRSPHGMTGVADLLDLYDEQRERLWIVASNGAVVFRYPPLEVVHEEKFDARPAVEAILERHPTALVAVEERGVGYRVNSHFPDGELSGDMIVTDVADLIAAEVSRVIIRDPAATADDFVALAADLGLHGTSYVVGWTAWLDLAPVGVSKASGLEHVARELGLTADDALAVGDGRNDLEMFEWARRGVAMGQAIQVVLDAADDVTGSVYDDGLATELDRWFGA
- a CDS encoding bacterial proteasome activator family protein translates to MSEQEHVVVIGPDGQQVSVPASAVTVEHDGDGNGITDLVEQPAKVMRIGGMIRQLLEEVRSAPLDDASRIRLKEIHQASIKELEAGLAPELVEELERLSLPFTEEAVPSDAELRIAQAQLVGWLEGLFHGIQTAMYAQQMAARAQFEQMRRGLPPGSGQPAPGAPGPAEGGTAAPGDSGGMYL
- a CDS encoding GNAT family N-acetyltransferase codes for the protein MTLPVVVTSERLTLPVWTPDEAADIRAGRSRDGWHRDYPREDDRDAAGMYHRDDPWAPRHIIRGATALGSIGFFGPPEAAPDGVPEVEVGYGLVDEAHGYGFATEALQALLVETDAAGVRVRASVEPTNKASVRVLAKCGFTELRGANEDGELVMARPLPA
- a CDS encoding NAD(P)H-quinone oxidoreductase, translated to MRAVIATEPGGPEVLTVTEIPDPEIGAGEVLLDVAAAGLNRADLLQRQGFYPPPPGASDVIGMECSGTVAAVGEGVTGWAVGDQACALLAGGGYAERVAVPAGQLMPVPDGVDLVTAAAIPEVAATVWSNVFMVAGLQPQETLLVHGGAGGIGSFAIQLAHRLGARVITTAGSADKLAACAALGADVTVNYRDQDFVEVVRDATEGGVDVILDNMGAKYLDRNIDALGIEGRLVIIGMQGGSKAELDINKLLRKRGAVIATNLRGRSVEEKSAICASVVEHVWPLVSEGLVRPIVGRTFPLAEAGAAHAFMESGDHSGKILLTV
- a CDS encoding Cof-type HAD-IIB family hydrolase, which translates into the protein MTTPRLVATDLDGTLVRSDGTISPYTAEVLAAVEALGTPVVFVTGRPLRWTAVLFDHVGEHGLAVVSNGALVWDVARHEPRLERPIEPDVALGVARDLRAALPELRFAVETVEGWSMEPGYARHDADQEHGFDARQESSLEDLLGQPVLKLLGRQDDADPDDLVAAAVRAVGDRVNVTHSSFPLLEISAAAVTKASTLALLCADLGIEAAEVMAFGDMPNDLPMLTWAGTSYSMADAHPSVVAAADHVAPGHDEDGVAQVLAGVFDL